One segment of Anatilimnocola aggregata DNA contains the following:
- a CDS encoding AbrB/MazE/SpoVT family DNA-binding domain-containing protein, with protein MIKKLSKHGNSLALVIDRSILDLLGIDEQTALEVSTDSAALNYGDRGTSLRAR; from the coding sequence ATGATCAAGAAGCTGAGTAAACACGGCAATAGTTTGGCGCTGGTGATCGACCGTTCGATCCTCGATCTGCTCGGGATCGACGAGCAGACGGCGCTGGAGGTCTCGACCGACAGTGCAGCGTTGAATTACGGCGATCGTGGTACAAGCCTGCGCGCTCGATGA
- a CDS encoding type II toxin-antitoxin system death-on-curing family toxin produces MPQQTFLGSYLHTDLFEMAAAYLFHLVQNHPFLDGNKRVGAATATVFLRLNGMMLTASEDEFAEHVQGVASGAIGKPQVTEFIRRNTADLDD; encoded by the coding sequence ATTCCACAGCAAACCTTCCTAGGTAGCTATTTACACACCGATCTTTTTGAAATGGCGGCGGCCTACTTGTTTCACCTGGTGCAAAACCATCCGTTCTTGGATGGGAACAAGAGAGTGGGTGCCGCAACTGCCACCGTCTTTTTGCGATTGAATGGCATGATGCTAACAGCGTCTGAGGACGAATTTGCAGAGCACGTCCAGGGAGTGGCCTCAGGTGCGATTGGCAAGCCTCAGGTCACGGAATTTATCCGCCGGAACACGGCCGATCTGGACGACTAG
- a CDS encoding 3-keto-disaccharide hydrolase — MQRYFFALTLLAFSCPTITADDSSARQSLTKEEAAAGWKLLFDGESLKHWRGLGMDEVPDCWVAQEGCLKCVASGKKRNDLTTDQEFENFEFTFEWRFPNSKGNSGVKYRVQETKGNGYAFGPEYQCLTDSKGNDKFSTASLYGLFAPEGKELAPAGEFNQSKIVVDGNHWEHWLNGRKVVEVEFGSEAMNAAVEKSKFRGKGWAEHPRGRLVLQNHNTGVDFRNLKIRELPATKPAVKEAKADEEKPPKAEPKKAGPKKPKSKPKSKKPEPQQPTPADEKATPSPTDDSVKKSE, encoded by the coding sequence ATGCAACGGTATTTCTTCGCGCTCACGCTTCTCGCGTTCTCTTGCCCGACGATAACCGCTGACGATAGCTCGGCTAGACAGTCGCTCACCAAAGAGGAAGCCGCCGCAGGTTGGAAGTTGTTGTTCGACGGCGAATCGCTCAAGCACTGGCGTGGGCTGGGCATGGACGAAGTGCCCGATTGCTGGGTTGCCCAAGAGGGTTGCCTCAAGTGCGTTGCTAGTGGCAAAAAGCGCAACGATCTGACGACCGACCAGGAGTTTGAAAATTTCGAGTTCACTTTCGAATGGCGTTTTCCCAACTCCAAAGGGAACAGCGGCGTGAAGTATCGCGTGCAAGAGACCAAAGGAAATGGCTACGCGTTTGGCCCCGAGTATCAATGCCTGACAGACTCCAAGGGGAACGATAAGTTCTCAACCGCGTCGCTCTATGGACTGTTTGCGCCGGAAGGAAAGGAACTCGCGCCCGCGGGTGAATTCAATCAATCCAAAATCGTCGTCGACGGCAATCATTGGGAGCATTGGCTGAATGGCCGCAAGGTGGTCGAAGTCGAATTCGGCAGCGAAGCCATGAACGCAGCAGTGGAGAAGAGTAAGTTCCGCGGGAAGGGTTGGGCTGAACATCCCCGCGGACGCCTCGTGCTGCAAAACCACAACACCGGCGTCGACTTCCGCAATCTCAAGATTCGCGAGCTTCCCGCCACCAAGCCGGCGGTGAAGGAAGCCAAAGCCGACGAAGAGAAGCCCCCAAAAGCAGAGCCAAAAAAGGCAGGGCCAAAAAAACCGAAGAGCAAGCCAAAATCAAAAAAGCCCGAGCCCCAGCAGCCAACTCCAGCAGACGAAAAGGCAACGCCATCGCCGACCGACGATTCTGTAAAGAAGTCTGAGTAA
- a CDS encoding Gfo/Idh/MocA family protein, whose protein sequence is MTDNISRSQSRRTFLQNSARAAGGLSAAALLAGPTSVYAAEAKEKVNCVVIGCGGRGQSHIGTSLSQNLVAIVDADEKQLDSTRNSIKNKNAALADKVQTFTDYRTMFDKLGKQIDAVFIATPNHQHALPSLMAMQLGIGVYCEKPLCHTVDEARQMSAFAAKYKVPTQMGNQGHCDEGYRRLCEYVWAGAIGKITETHSWSNRANGGIGARPPALTVPTGLNWDSWIGPAPFRDYHVDLHKHEWHGWYDFGNGSLGNMGCHVLDGVYWALKLEHPTTVEVEQMSGGTKERLPTGTRIRWDFPARGDMPALKAYWYDGRIGVGDTGDANTAAPKGTRGKSNVPPLLTELVAKYPEQKFDSNGTIYVGEKGMLYTGTYGGSMRIVSPEQMKATPAPAKTLPRPSSVGSDFLRAVREGKNDTASHFDYSAKLTEFTLLGNLAQRAGVGNPVQWDGPNMRVTNLTDLNQWVKIENREGWRV, encoded by the coding sequence ATGACAGATAACATCTCACGATCCCAGAGTCGTCGTACGTTTCTGCAGAACTCCGCCCGGGCTGCCGGTGGACTTTCCGCCGCGGCGTTGCTGGCCGGGCCGACTTCGGTTTATGCGGCGGAAGCGAAGGAGAAGGTCAATTGCGTGGTGATTGGCTGTGGCGGGCGCGGTCAGTCGCACATCGGCACTTCGCTCAGCCAGAATCTGGTCGCCATCGTCGATGCGGACGAGAAGCAACTCGATTCGACGCGCAACTCGATCAAGAACAAGAACGCCGCTCTGGCCGACAAGGTGCAAACCTTCACCGACTATCGGACGATGTTCGATAAGCTCGGCAAGCAGATTGATGCGGTCTTCATCGCCACACCGAATCACCAGCACGCATTGCCGTCGTTGATGGCCATGCAACTTGGCATTGGCGTCTACTGCGAAAAGCCCCTCTGTCACACGGTGGACGAAGCGCGACAGATGTCCGCGTTTGCTGCCAAATACAAAGTGCCAACGCAGATGGGCAACCAAGGGCACTGCGACGAAGGCTATCGCCGATTGTGCGAATATGTCTGGGCCGGCGCGATCGGCAAGATCACTGAAACCCATAGCTGGTCCAATCGGGCGAACGGTGGCATCGGCGCACGACCGCCAGCGCTGACGGTGCCGACTGGCCTCAACTGGGACAGTTGGATTGGCCCTGCTCCGTTTCGCGACTACCACGTCGATCTGCACAAGCACGAGTGGCACGGCTGGTACGACTTCGGCAACGGTTCGCTCGGCAATATGGGTTGCCATGTGCTCGACGGCGTCTATTGGGCACTCAAGTTGGAACATCCCACGACGGTCGAAGTGGAGCAGATGTCGGGAGGTACCAAAGAACGGCTGCCTACTGGCACGCGCATTCGCTGGGATTTTCCTGCCCGTGGCGACATGCCAGCGCTCAAAGCCTATTGGTATGACGGCCGCATCGGCGTTGGCGATACCGGCGACGCGAATACGGCAGCGCCCAAGGGTACGCGTGGCAAATCCAATGTTCCGCCACTGTTGACCGAACTGGTAGCCAAGTATCCGGAGCAGAAATTCGATTCGAACGGCACCATCTATGTCGGCGAGAAGGGCATGCTCTACACGGGTACATACGGCGGCAGCATGCGAATCGTTTCGCCCGAACAGATGAAAGCAACACCAGCTCCCGCTAAGACGCTGCCGCGCCCCTCCAGCGTGGGGAGCGATTTCCTTCGCGCTGTGCGCGAAGGCAAAAACGACACTGCCTCGCACTTCGACTATTCAGCTAAGCTTACCGAATTCACACTGCTCGGCAATCTTGCCCAGCGCGCGGGGGTTGGCAATCCCGTTCAATGGGATGGCCCCAACATGCGAGTCACGAACCTCACCGACCTCAACCAATGGGTGAAGATCGAGAACCGCGAAGGTTGGCGCGTGTGA
- a CDS encoding 3-keto-disaccharide hydrolase, whose translation MRNGRLMAWSFGLLLAVAGLAQAADGKAAYTNEKEAGPDFAVQGEYAGTDVEGHKWGVQVIALGDGKFDVVGYPGGLPGDGWKRGDATKRGKGETTDGTVNVKGDDWTATIKAGTMTVSHDGKQVAEIKKTERKSPTLGAKAPTGATVLFDGTTADNFKNGKLVEGNLLGATNCETNAKFGDHTLHIEFRTPFMPASRGQGRGNSGVYMQSRYELQVLDSFGLDGKNNECGGIYTVAEPIVNMCLPPLAWQTYDIDFTAAKYDNGKKIENARATIKHNGVVIHENLDLKNGTPGKAKEGPEPLGIFLQDHGNPVVFRNIWIVEKK comes from the coding sequence ATGCGTAACGGGCGATTGATGGCTTGGTCGTTTGGTCTGCTGCTGGCGGTGGCCGGCCTGGCTCAGGCGGCAGATGGCAAAGCGGCTTACACCAACGAAAAAGAGGCTGGACCGGACTTCGCCGTGCAAGGCGAGTATGCCGGGACCGACGTTGAAGGGCATAAGTGGGGCGTGCAGGTGATCGCCCTCGGTGACGGCAAGTTCGATGTGGTCGGCTATCCCGGCGGATTGCCTGGCGATGGCTGGAAGCGCGGCGACGCAACCAAGCGCGGCAAAGGCGAAACCACCGACGGCACCGTCAACGTGAAAGGCGACGATTGGACTGCCACTATCAAGGCTGGCACGATGACCGTCTCGCACGATGGCAAGCAAGTCGCCGAGATCAAGAAGACCGAACGAAAGAGCCCGACGCTGGGCGCGAAGGCACCGACTGGCGCGACGGTCCTGTTCGATGGCACCACGGCCGACAACTTTAAGAACGGCAAGCTGGTCGAAGGGAACCTGCTCGGCGCGACCAACTGCGAAACGAACGCCAAATTTGGCGACCATACGCTGCACATCGAGTTCCGCACCCCGTTCATGCCCGCATCACGGGGCCAAGGTCGCGGTAACAGCGGCGTCTATATGCAGAGCCGCTATGAGCTGCAAGTGCTCGATTCGTTCGGCCTCGACGGCAAGAACAACGAATGCGGCGGCATCTACACTGTCGCCGAGCCGATCGTCAACATGTGCCTGCCCCCCCTGGCCTGGCAAACCTACGACATCGACTTCACCGCCGCCAAATACGACAACGGCAAGAAGATCGAGAACGCCCGCGCCACGATCAAGCACAACGGCGTCGTGATTCACGAAAACCTCGACCTCAAGAACGGCACTCCGGGCAAAGCCAAAGAGGGCCCCGAACCACTCGGCATCTTCCTGCAAGACCACGGCAACCCCGTGGTCTTCCGCAATATCTGGATCGTTGAGAAGAAGTAA
- a CDS encoding PA14 domain-containing protein — MRWKNFLQCLACWFAALCALPVFAQEEEGEEEPYLPGLIAEHGDNQVKFRKLEPTVNRGARVADERLDSAGHTQHNSVWRGVLLVPEDGQYTFYLHTAGRGTHLVLDGKPIIDTGKNLVSQGWLESPPQKLSYGAVPIEIYFAPHNSGESISLHWSSERFALEPIPARNLAHDRRLTLRVDFERGAVLTRALRCEACHSGEAAAKTSPVPAPALDQLAGNLQRPWLVNWLMAKHAVPASEKEEPRIERRMPYLGMDPSEAEVLADWLLTSHSPQQPKQKPASQPKEAPPKESNSKQKKEKRAPPSAAEGERLFFTQGCLACHQRGEFGESGLFGGGDLTHVAAKRPAEYFARWLEQPESLNRDHRMPVFALTADQRQSLALYLGKETGDEGRESGTKANGAKAREIARKYRCDQCHRLPEATEVTKLSAPAVVPLLRRESKWDQSCASAGQVIGRSQPKFAVAKSDAAALQKYFTERRSSLVRSSVVDGAQLLIENNCLACHAREPAPAGVVPRRLAEKLAKLVEAHEELAPQIPAMTPPSLNSVGDKLTDAALVQSITRAGPAHRPYLLVQMPKFRLDDEQTRRLTEYFVEADRIPVDRLAGREIFTPAQLEARALAGRRLVGTDGFGCTSCHQVGSVQPVKAPPAARGPTLSMPQERLRKEWFDRWVRNPARIVPRMEMPSVQIPVRGVLQDNLKEQLAAVWDVLSQPGFEPPLPEPVRVARFYSSENNEDQQPLVISDLIEHEGQTLERALLIGLPNRHNLLFDLATHRLLNWSQGDLARQRTKGKNWYWEPAGATLLDPQLAESELSLQWRGKTYQPTTTGQWLADPVSTLLAKERISFDYKLQFDVDGEDQPLKLLVQQIVRPVPTKEGVSGLDRTYHVTGLPADAKLVWQLLSPAKNAAAKWDAEAGEWQLGTRGRIQPLAHEAKLVRDESGVIKIEALKRDATLISFGARYTSQLPPDEYHAPRFPPFPIEQPPVVIAPGFTGQRLTLPPEIMPTALAWRPNGDLVVASLKGQVLAFAKESLSQPMPQGELLVDGLAAPYGINAGADYVDVAVKYGLLRVSRSSARSGTEIRTLASGWGYTSDYHDWAVGLPQDTAGNYYLALPCFQDNRPAVAGKLKGSVLKLTPRQPTPTDPQWFAKEVLTHGHRFPMGMALNANDELFVTDNQGNYNPYNELNFVQPGKHFGFVNKGAEKPSKLTPPAIDIPHPWTRSVNGICFLTTPKQLQAAGKANHFGPLEGHLVGCEYDTRRLIRMSLQKVNGDYQGCCYPLTVATTAEESPLGPICCEVSPTGELVVGSIRDSGWGAGNNIGEVIRIKLDPAGLGHGLAEMRATSGGFELDFLQPVDEKLATDVSNYSLSSCRRESTPAYGGNDIDRRTEKVAKAELSKDKKRVTLSLPELRAGHLYELRLKSLAADGAPFHPAEAYYTLRTLVK, encoded by the coding sequence ATGCGGTGGAAGAATTTTTTGCAATGCTTAGCCTGCTGGTTCGCCGCTCTCTGCGCGCTGCCGGTCTTCGCCCAGGAAGAAGAAGGTGAAGAAGAGCCCTATTTGCCCGGGCTGATCGCCGAACATGGTGACAACCAAGTGAAGTTCAGGAAGCTGGAACCCACCGTCAACCGCGGCGCAAGGGTAGCCGATGAGCGACTGGATTCCGCTGGCCACACGCAGCACAACAGCGTGTGGCGCGGTGTGCTGCTAGTACCTGAAGATGGCCAGTACACCTTTTACTTACACACGGCGGGACGCGGCACTCATCTGGTGCTGGACGGCAAGCCGATTATCGACACTGGCAAAAATCTTGTTTCGCAAGGTTGGCTGGAATCCCCCCCGCAAAAGCTTTCGTATGGCGCAGTGCCGATCGAGATTTACTTCGCTCCGCACAACTCGGGCGAGAGCATTTCGCTCCACTGGTCCAGCGAGCGCTTTGCGCTCGAACCCATTCCAGCCCGCAATCTAGCTCATGATCGCAGGCTGACGTTGCGGGTCGATTTCGAACGGGGCGCTGTCCTCACGCGGGCGCTCCGCTGCGAAGCGTGCCATTCCGGCGAGGCAGCTGCGAAGACTTCACCGGTTCCCGCCCCAGCCCTCGATCAATTGGCTGGCAACTTGCAGCGACCTTGGCTGGTGAACTGGTTGATGGCGAAACACGCGGTGCCTGCTTCGGAAAAGGAAGAGCCCCGAATTGAACGGCGGATGCCCTATCTGGGAATGGACCCATCCGAGGCGGAAGTCCTCGCCGATTGGCTCCTCACCAGCCACAGCCCGCAGCAACCCAAGCAAAAACCAGCGTCCCAGCCGAAAGAGGCTCCGCCGAAAGAGAGCAACTCCAAACAGAAGAAAGAAAAGCGTGCGCCGCCTTCTGCTGCCGAGGGTGAGCGGTTGTTCTTCACGCAGGGGTGTCTTGCCTGTCATCAACGGGGCGAGTTTGGCGAGAGTGGTCTCTTCGGCGGCGGCGATCTGACTCACGTCGCAGCCAAGCGTCCCGCCGAGTACTTTGCTCGCTGGCTCGAACAGCCCGAGTCGCTCAATCGCGATCATCGGATGCCCGTGTTCGCGCTCACAGCCGATCAGCGGCAGTCGCTGGCGCTTTATCTGGGCAAGGAGACGGGGGACGAGGGACGAGAGTCGGGAACCAAGGCGAACGGAGCCAAGGCCCGCGAGATCGCGCGAAAGTACCGCTGCGATCAATGCCATCGCCTGCCGGAGGCCACTGAAGTAACCAAGCTAAGTGCGCCTGCCGTGGTGCCGTTGTTGCGTCGCGAGAGCAAGTGGGACCAGAGTTGTGCGTCAGCTGGTCAGGTGATTGGCAGGTCGCAGCCCAAGTTTGCGGTGGCCAAGAGCGATGCAGCCGCGCTCCAAAAGTACTTCACCGAGCGCCGCAGCTCGCTGGTGCGATCGTCAGTTGTGGATGGTGCTCAATTGCTGATCGAAAACAACTGCCTGGCCTGTCATGCCCGCGAGCCTGCGCCGGCCGGTGTCGTGCCTCGGCGCCTGGCCGAGAAACTCGCCAAGCTGGTCGAAGCCCACGAAGAACTCGCGCCGCAAATTCCGGCGATGACGCCGCCGTCGCTCAACAGCGTGGGGGATAAGCTCACCGATGCCGCGCTGGTCCAGTCGATCACGCGCGCCGGTCCCGCGCATCGCCCTTACCTGCTGGTGCAGATGCCCAAGTTCCGCTTGGACGACGAGCAAACACGACGACTGACGGAGTACTTCGTCGAGGCCGATCGAATTCCGGTAGACCGTCTCGCTGGCAGAGAAATCTTTACTCCCGCACAGCTTGAAGCGCGCGCGCTGGCGGGTCGTCGACTCGTCGGCACCGATGGCTTTGGATGCACCAGCTGTCATCAAGTGGGGAGCGTGCAGCCGGTCAAAGCTCCACCTGCCGCGCGCGGGCCCACGCTATCGATGCCGCAAGAGCGGCTGCGTAAAGAGTGGTTCGACCGCTGGGTGCGCAATCCGGCCCGCATCGTTCCCCGCATGGAAATGCCTTCGGTCCAAATCCCCGTGCGCGGCGTGCTGCAAGACAACCTCAAGGAGCAATTAGCTGCCGTGTGGGATGTTCTCAGTCAGCCCGGCTTCGAACCGCCCCTGCCCGAGCCCGTTCGCGTTGCTCGGTTCTACTCCAGCGAGAACAATGAAGACCAACAGCCCCTCGTCATCAGCGACCTGATCGAACACGAGGGCCAAACGCTGGAACGCGCCCTGCTCATCGGCCTGCCGAACCGGCACAATCTGCTGTTTGATCTGGCCACCCATCGACTGCTGAATTGGTCGCAAGGCGATCTCGCGCGGCAACGAACCAAAGGGAAGAATTGGTATTGGGAACCGGCGGGCGCGACGCTGCTTGATCCGCAGTTGGCAGAGTCAGAACTCTCACTTCAGTGGCGTGGCAAGACTTATCAGCCCACCACTACCGGTCAGTGGTTAGCCGATCCAGTAAGCACTTTGTTGGCGAAGGAGCGAATCAGTTTTGATTACAAGTTGCAGTTCGATGTCGACGGAGAAGACCAGCCACTGAAGTTGCTCGTCCAACAGATCGTCCGGCCTGTTCCTACGAAAGAGGGCGTGTCTGGTCTGGATCGTACCTATCACGTGACGGGCCTGCCGGCAGACGCCAAACTCGTCTGGCAATTGCTTTCACCCGCGAAGAACGCAGCCGCGAAATGGGATGCCGAGGCTGGCGAGTGGCAACTCGGCACGCGTGGCCGCATCCAGCCTCTTGCTCATGAAGCGAAGCTCGTTCGCGATGAGAGTGGCGTCATCAAGATTGAAGCACTGAAACGCGATGCGACGCTCATTTCCTTCGGCGCGAGATATACGTCACAGTTGCCCCCTGACGAATATCACGCTCCACGTTTTCCTCCGTTCCCGATTGAACAACCGCCGGTCGTGATTGCTCCTGGGTTCACCGGCCAGCGATTGACTCTACCGCCAGAGATCATGCCCACGGCTTTGGCCTGGAGACCAAATGGCGATCTTGTCGTCGCGTCGCTGAAGGGACAAGTGTTGGCATTTGCGAAGGAGTCGCTTTCTCAGCCCATGCCGCAAGGTGAGCTGCTGGTCGATGGTTTGGCCGCGCCTTATGGCATCAATGCGGGGGCTGACTATGTCGATGTCGCTGTGAAGTATGGATTGCTGCGTGTGAGTCGGTCGAGCGCACGGAGCGGGACCGAGATTCGTACACTCGCTTCCGGCTGGGGTTACACCAGTGACTATCACGATTGGGCCGTTGGTTTGCCGCAGGATACCGCGGGAAACTACTACCTGGCACTCCCCTGCTTTCAGGACAATCGCCCTGCTGTGGCCGGCAAGTTGAAAGGCTCGGTCCTCAAACTTACGCCGCGCCAACCCACTCCCACGGATCCGCAATGGTTTGCCAAGGAGGTCCTCACCCACGGTCATCGCTTTCCCATGGGGATGGCACTGAATGCGAACGACGAGCTGTTCGTCACCGACAACCAAGGGAACTACAACCCGTACAACGAATTGAATTTTGTGCAGCCCGGCAAGCACTTTGGCTTTGTAAACAAGGGAGCCGAAAAGCCGAGCAAGCTCACGCCTCCTGCGATCGATATTCCGCATCCGTGGACTCGCAGCGTGAATGGCATCTGCTTCCTGACCACACCCAAGCAGTTACAAGCGGCCGGCAAGGCCAACCACTTCGGCCCGCTCGAAGGGCACCTAGTGGGCTGCGAATACGACACCCGCCGCTTGATTCGGATGAGCTTGCAGAAAGTCAACGGCGACTATCAGGGCTGCTGCTATCCGCTCACCGTCGCCACGACGGCAGAGGAATCACCACTCGGGCCCATCTGCTGTGAGGTTTCACCGACTGGCGAACTCGTCGTCGGTAGCATTCGCGATAGTGGTTGGGGCGCTGGCAACAACATCGGCGAAGTCATTCGGATCAAACTCGATCCAGCCGGCCTCGGTCACGGCCTGGCTGAAATGCGGGCGACCAGCGGCGGCTTCGAGCTCGACTTTCTTCAGCCCGTCGACGAGAAGTTGGCCACCGATGTGAGCAACTACTCCCTCAGCAGTTGCCGCCGCGAATCGACACCCGCTTACGGCGGCAACGACATCGACCGGCGAACCGAAAAAGTCGCGAAGGCTGAACTGAGCAAGGACAAGAAGCGCGTCACCCTCTCACTTCCGGAACTGCGTGCCGGGCACCTCTACGAACTGCGACTTAAGTCGCTGGCTGCTGACGGCGCTCCATTTCATCCGGCCGAAGCCTATTACACGCTGCGCACGCTGGTGAAGTAG